In Macrobrachium nipponense isolate FS-2020 chromosome 30, ASM1510439v2, whole genome shotgun sequence, a genomic segment contains:
- the LOC135202001 gene encoding glycine receptor subunit alpha-2-like, giving the protein MTFFFPVNDFSDRFIVSLTGLLVEAAFFMQTSSSIPQTAYIKMIDIWFMFCIVYFFLLMTALLLINKCLEMAKQEDKSLEEVTLEPRAMTSRGCCHFVKGVISLPMPKRPGEWNAAAVRLNRICWAFFPLLTLVFLISYFSYARILSQVKPMVLE; this is encoded by the exons ATGACCTTCTTCTTCCCTGTGAACGACTTCAGCGATCGGTTCATCGTCAGCCTCACGGGCCTTCTCGTCGAGGCGGCCTTCTTCatgcag ACAAGTTCTTCTATCCCGCAGACAGCTTACATCAAAATGATTGACATCTGGTTCATGTTCTGCATCGTGTATTTCTTCCTCCTGATGACTGCTCTACTTCTCATCAATAAATGCCTG GAAATGGCCAAGCAAGAAGATAAGAGTCTGGAGGAGGTGACCCTGGAACCACGAGCCATGACATCGAGGGGTTGTTGTCATTTCGTCAAGGGCGTCATCAGCCTTCCAATGCCCAAACGACCTGGCGAATGGAACGCGGCCGCTGTTAGACTGAATCGCATCTGTTgggcattttttcctctcttgactCTTGTATTCCTTATTAGCTATTTCAGTTACGCTCGCATTCTCAGCCAGGTAAAGCCTATGGTTCTCGAGTAA